In the Peptostreptococcaceae bacterium genome, one interval contains:
- a CDS encoding ribonuclease J — protein sequence MTGNKPKNNLKIIPLGGLNEIGKNMTVFEYKDEIVIVDCGLAFPDNEMLGIDLVIPDVTYLENNKDKIKGIVLTHGHEDHIGGLPFFLKKINVPIYGTNLTIGLVANKLREHKLDKKVKTHVRKAGDIITLGRFKVELIRVGHSIPDAVGLLINTPVGKIIHTGDFKIDFTPIDGDAIDLNRFAEIGSSGVLALMADSTNVERPGYTMSEKKVGKTFDRLFASAEKRIIVASFSSNVHRLQQIVNAAALCNRKIAFSGRSMVNMVKVATELGYINIPEGIQININDISRYPDNEIVVATTGSQGEPMSALVRMANAEHRQMTLQKGDTVIMSSSAIPGNEKTISNIINLLYEKGVDIIYEDTLDDIHVSGHACQEELKLIHSLVKPKYFIPVHGEYRHLARHAKLAEELGMSENNIFIGKNGNVIEINKDFASMTETVPSGIILVDGLGVGDVGNIVLKDRKVLSEDGLMVVVVTLSKKENKIISGPDIISRGFVYVRESEDLMDGSRKVVSDALEDCLSKNTKEWSTLKSAIRDSLGKHLYNKTKRNPMILPIITEI from the coding sequence ATGACAGGAAACAAACCAAAGAACAATCTTAAAATAATCCCATTAGGCGGATTGAATGAAATCGGCAAAAATATGACAGTCTTTGAATACAAGGATGAAATTGTTATTGTCGATTGCGGACTTGCTTTTCCCGATAACGAAATGCTGGGAATCGACTTGGTGATACCGGATGTCACCTATCTTGAAAACAATAAGGATAAAATAAAGGGAATTGTATTGACCCATGGCCATGAAGACCATATAGGAGGATTGCCATTTTTTCTAAAAAAAATCAATGTCCCGATTTACGGAACTAATTTGACAATCGGTCTTGTTGCAAATAAGCTTAGGGAACACAAACTGGACAAAAAAGTTAAAACACATGTCAGAAAAGCTGGAGATATAATAACGCTAGGCAGGTTCAAAGTTGAGCTTATTAGGGTCGGCCACAGCATTCCTGACGCAGTAGGCCTTTTGATAAACACCCCGGTCGGCAAGATTATCCATACGGGAGACTTTAAAATCGACTTCACACCAATCGACGGAGACGCCATAGACTTGAACCGCTTTGCTGAAATTGGGAGCTCGGGCGTTCTTGCTCTTATGGCCGACAGTACAAATGTTGAAAGACCCGGCTATACCATGTCCGAGAAAAAAGTGGGCAAAACCTTCGACAGGTTATTCGCAAGTGCCGAAAAACGCATAATCGTAGCATCATTCTCTTCGAATGTGCACAGGCTGCAGCAGATAGTGAACGCGGCTGCCTTGTGCAATAGAAAAATTGCATTTTCCGGAAGAAGCATGGTCAATATGGTGAAAGTAGCCACGGAACTCGGATATATAAACATTCCGGAAGGAATACAAATAAATATTAATGACATAAGCAGATACCCCGACAATGAAATTGTTGTGGCAACAACCGGCAGCCAGGGAGAACCGATGTCGGCGCTCGTTCGAATGGCAAACGCCGAACATCGCCAAATGACTCTTCAAAAAGGAGACACGGTAATAATGTCTTCTTCGGCGATTCCTGGAAACGAGAAAACAATCTCAAACATCATCAATCTGCTTTATGAAAAAGGCGTGGATATAATATACGAAGACACGCTTGATGATATTCACGTTTCGGGTCACGCCTGCCAGGAAGAGTTGAAATTGATTCATTCACTGGTCAAGCCCAAATACTTCATACCTGTGCATGGCGAATATCGCCATTTGGCGCGCCACGCTAAACTTGCAGAGGAACTCGGCATGTCCGAGAACAATATTTTCATTGGTAAAAATGGAAATGTAATAGAAATCAACAAGGATTTTGCATCCATGACAGAAACCGTGCCCAGCGGCATTATACTGGTTGACGGACTGGGAGTGGGAGATGTAGGGAATATCGTACTGAAGGATAGAAAGGTTCTTTCTGAAGATGGACTTATGGTTGTCGTAGTAACCCTTTCTAAAAAAGAAAATAAGATTATTTCGGGACCTGACATCATTTCAAGAGGCTTTGTTTATGTCAGGGAGTCAGAGGATCTTATGGACGGTTCGCGCAAAGTGGTATCCGATGCCTTGGA
- a CDS encoding ribonuclease III encodes MIELEKTIDYSFKNKSFLKTALTHSSYANENKMDYYNERLEFLGDSVLGIVVSDHLFVNNPNLPEGKLTKTRARIVCETSLEKTSRSIDLGDYLLLGKGEELTGGRNRTSILADAFEALIAAIYLDGGFEQARYFILCRMKSIIDEAVNGKLFIDYKTHLQELIQKRSSGPLNYQIYREEGPDHAKVFFSSVTVNETEIGKGKGNNKKEAEQEAAQMALVDLLKNNRNEK; translated from the coding sequence ATGATTGAACTGGAAAAAACAATAGACTATTCGTTCAAAAACAAAAGCTTTCTAAAAACGGCACTAACACATAGTTCCTACGCCAATGAGAATAAAATGGATTATTACAATGAAAGATTGGAATTTCTAGGAGACTCGGTTCTTGGAATTGTCGTTAGCGACCACCTTTTTGTAAACAACCCTAATCTGCCCGAAGGAAAACTTACAAAAACGAGAGCAAGAATCGTTTGCGAGACTAGCCTTGAAAAAACATCAAGAAGCATAGATCTTGGAGATTATTTATTGCTTGGAAAAGGGGAAGAACTTACTGGGGGTAGGAACAGGACATCAATATTGGCAGACGCTTTTGAAGCGTTAATTGCAGCAATATATCTCGATGGCGGATTTGAGCAGGCAAGATATTTCATATTGTGCCGGATGAAATCCATTATTGATGAAGCTGTTAATGGCAAACTGTTTATCGACTATAAGACTCATCTGCAGGAATTGATTCAGAAGAGAAGCTCAGGACCGCTCAATTATCAGATTTATAGAGAAGAGGGTCCGGATCATGCAAAAGTTTTCTTTTCCAGTGTAACGGTTAACGAAACCGAAATAGGCAAAGGGAAAGGAAACAATAAGAAAGAAGCAGAGCAGGAAGCCGCACAAATGGCTCTTGTTGATTTGTTGAAGAATAACCGAAATGAAAAATAA
- the plsX gene encoding phosphate acyltransferase PlsX, which translates to MRIVIDAMGGDNAPKAIIEGCMLALETKAIESEILLVGHREQIIETFNELNLSIPENIQIHHTSECITAEDKPAKAIRGKKDSSMVVAYEILNKGEADAMLSAGNTGALLAGGIFLTGRIDGISRPALAPAYPTQKGFTLLLDAGANADCKPSNLMEFAIMGSQYMKKVFEIDSPRVGLINIGDEAGKGNKLTNEAYGLMSDSVEINFGGNLEARNLPEGLFDVAVCDGFTGNTVLKLTEGVAMNLMKIIKSHMTDTLKHKIGAFLLRDAFEKIKKEMDYTEYGGAPLLGLKRPIVKAHGSSNAKAIKNALVYAEIYAKSKVIESIEEKVSK; encoded by the coding sequence ATGAGGATAGTAATTGATGCAATGGGAGGAGACAACGCTCCTAAAGCGATAATCGAGGGCTGTATGTTAGCTTTGGAAACGAAAGCCATAGAATCCGAAATCCTGCTGGTCGGACATAGGGAACAAATAATAGAGACTTTCAATGAATTGAACCTTTCCATTCCTGAAAACATTCAGATCCATCACACTAGCGAATGCATAACTGCCGAGGATAAACCGGCTAAGGCTATTCGCGGCAAAAAAGATTCATCAATGGTTGTTGCATATGAAATTCTTAATAAAGGAGAAGCCGATGCAATGCTTTCCGCAGGAAACACCGGAGCGTTGTTGGCAGGCGGGATATTCCTTACAGGCCGCATAGACGGAATTTCGAGACCTGCGTTGGCACCGGCATATCCAACTCAAAAGGGATTTACTCTTCTGTTGGACGCAGGAGCAAATGCGGATTGCAAACCATCTAATCTAATGGAATTTGCTATCATGGGATCCCAATATATGAAAAAAGTCTTTGAAATCGATTCTCCAAGGGTCGGTCTTATAAACATAGGAGATGAAGCGGGAAAAGGGAATAAGCTAACGAATGAAGCCTACGGATTGATGTCGGATTCCGTAGAAATCAATTTTGGCGGAAATCTTGAAGCAAGAAATCTTCCCGAAGGCCTGTTTGATGTAGCCGTATGCGACGGGTTTACAGGCAATACAGTTCTCAAACTTACTGAGGGCGTGGCTATGAATCTTATGAAAATAATCAAAAGCCATATGACAGATACCCTTAAGCACAAAATAGGGGCATTTCTTCTAAGGGACGCTTTTGAAAAGATAAAAAAAGAAATGGATTACACCGAATATGGCGGAGCACCTCTTTTGGGGCTTAAGCGCCCAATCGTCAAAGCGCATGGGAGCTCAAATGCTAAAGCCATCAAGAACGCGCTTGTATATGCAGAAATTTATGCTAAAAGTAAAGTTATAGAATCAATAGAAGAAAAAGTATCCAAATAG
- the rpmF gene encoding 50S ribosomal protein L32, whose amino-acid sequence MAVPKRKISKARRDKRRASNVKMTAPNVIECPQCHEPVLSHRVCKSCGYYKQKEVLKVD is encoded by the coding sequence ATGGCAGTACCAAAGAGAAAAATCTCTAAAGCCAGAAGGGACAAAAGAAGAGCTTCGAATGTCAAGATGACTGCGCCTAATGTGATTGAATGTCCACAGTGCCATGAGCCTGTTCTTTCCCATAGAGTCTGCAAATCATGCGGATACTACAAGCAGAAGGAAGTTCTAAAAGTTGACTAA
- a CDS encoding acetate kinase, which yields MKVLVVNCGSSSLKYQLIDMSDEAVMAKGLVERIGIEGSILTHESAGKDKKVIEEPMKDHKKALELVLGAIVNKEYGAIASMDEIEAVGHRVVHAGEKFSDSVIINDDVIAALEECIELAPLHNPPNLIGIRACMELMPGIKMVGVFDTAFHQTMPPTAYIYALPYEYYKKYGVRKYGFHGTSHKYVAQRTASILGKDFDSLKIITCHLGNGASITAIDNGKSVDTSMGFTPLEGLVMGTRCGDLDPAIIPFIMGKENLSIDEMNNILNKKSGVLGISGISSDFRDIESAAKEGNARAQLALDKFNVSVKKYIAACAAVMGGVDAIVFTAGVGENSISARQLICSDFEFMGVELDKKKNNVRGKETVISKDSSKVKVLVVPTNEELMIARDTVSLLK from the coding sequence ATGAAAGTATTGGTAGTAAACTGTGGGAGTTCATCCTTGAAGTATCAATTGATTGATATGAGCGATGAAGCTGTAATGGCAAAGGGTCTTGTCGAGAGAATAGGAATTGAAGGATCTATCCTCACGCATGAATCGGCAGGAAAAGATAAAAAGGTTATTGAAGAGCCGATGAAGGACCATAAAAAAGCTCTTGAACTTGTATTGGGAGCCATTGTCAATAAAGAATACGGCGCCATAGCGAGTATGGATGAAATAGAGGCAGTAGGACATAGGGTAGTTCATGCAGGTGAAAAATTTAGCGATTCCGTTATCATCAACGATGATGTAATAGCGGCACTGGAAGAGTGCATAGAGCTGGCTCCGCTTCATAATCCTCCGAATCTAATAGGTATTCGCGCATGCATGGAGCTTATGCCGGGCATTAAGATGGTTGGAGTGTTTGACACAGCATTTCACCAAACTATGCCGCCAACGGCATATATTTACGCTCTTCCGTATGAATATTATAAAAAATATGGTGTAAGAAAATATGGTTTTCATGGAACGAGTCATAAATATGTTGCACAAAGAACAGCTTCCATTCTTGGAAAAGATTTTGACTCTCTAAAGATTATCACATGCCATCTTGGAAACGGTGCAAGCATAACAGCCATTGACAATGGCAAGTCGGTTGACACAAGCATGGGCTTTACCCCCCTTGAAGGATTGGTAATGGGTACGCGTTGCGGTGATTTGGACCCTGCAATTATCCCGTTTATTATGGGAAAAGAGAACCTTTCAATAGACGAGATGAATAATATTCTAAACAAGAAATCAGGCGTTTTGGGAATCTCGGGCATAAGCAGCGACTTCAGGGATATCGAATCCGCAGCCAAGGAAGGCAATGCAAGAGCGCAGCTCGCACTTGACAAGTTCAATGTCAGCGTCAAAAAATATATCGCGGCATGCGCTGCAGTAATGGGCGGTGTTGATGCGATTGTCTTTACGGCAGGAGTGGGAGAAAACTCCATAAGTGCGCGCCAACTCATTTGTAGCGATTTTGAATTCATGGGTGTAGAGCTTGACAAAAAGAAGAACAATGTTCGCGGCAAAGAAACTGTTATTAGCAAAGATTCCTCAAAGGTAAAGGTTCTTGTCGTTCCTACAAACGAAGAGCTTATGATTGCCAGAGACACCGTTTCGCTGCTTAAATAA